The Homo sapiens chromosome 5, GRCh38.p14 Primary Assembly genome includes a window with the following:
- the ANKRA2 gene encoding ankyrin repeat family A protein 2 has product MDTSTNLDIGAQLIVEECPSTYSLTGMPDIKIEHPLDPNSEEGSAQGVAMGMKFILPNRFDMNVCSRFVKSLNEEDSKNIQDQVNSDLEVASVLFKAECNIHTSPSPGIQVRHVYTPSTTKHFSPIKQSTTLTNKHRGNEVSTTPLLANSLSVHQLAAQGEMLYLATRIEQENVINHTDEEGFTPLMWAAAHGQIAVVEFLLQNGADPQLLGKGRESALSLACSKGYTDIVKMLLDCGVDVNEYDWNGGTPLLYAVHGNHVKCVKMLLESGADPTIETDSGYNSMDLAVALGYRSVQQVIESHLLKLLQNIKE; this is encoded by the exons ATGGATACATCAACAAATCTGGATATTGGAGCCCAGCTTATCGTGGAAGAGTGTCCCAGCACTTATAGCCTAACTGGCATGCCAGACATTAAAATAGAACATCCACTGGACCCAAATTCAGAAGAAGGGTCAGCTCAGGGTGTTGCCATGGGAATGAAATTCATATTGCCTAACCGATTTGATATGAATGTGTGTTCTCGATTTGTGAAGTCCTTAAATGAAGAAGATAGTAAAAATATTCAAGATCAGGTTAACTCTGACCTGGAGGTGGCATCTGTCCTATTTAAAG CTGAATGCAATATCCATACATCTCCTTCTCCGGGAATTCAAGTAAGGCATGTCTACACCCCCTCTACAACAAAGCATTTCTCACCCATAAAACAGTCAACCACTTTAACCAACAAACACAGAGGAAATGAGGTCTCTACCACACCTCTGTTAGCAAATT CTTTGTCTGTTCACCAGTTGGCTGCTCAGGGAGAGATGCTCTATCTGGCTACTCGTATCGAACAAG aaaatgttatCAATCACACGGATGAAGAAGGATTTACTCCTCTGATGTGGGCTGCAGCACACGGGCAAATAGCTGTGGTAGAGTTCCTACTTCAGAAT GGTGCTGATCCCCAACTTTTAGGAAAAGGTCGAGAAAGTGCACTGTCGTTGGCCTGTAGTAAAGGCTACACAGATATTGTCAAAATGCTGCTTGATTGTGGAGTTGATGTAAATGAATATGATTGG AATGGAGGAACACCTCTGCTTTATGCTGTACATGGAAATCATGTGAAATGTGTAAAGATGCTCTTAG AAAGTGGGGCTGATCCAACAATTGAAACTGACTCTGGATATAATTCTATGGATCTAGCTGTAGCCCTAGGCTATAGAAGTG TTCAACAGGTTATTGAGTCACATTTGTTGAAGCTGCTTCAAAATATCAAGGAGTAG
- the ANKRA2 gene encoding ankyrin repeat family A protein 2 isoform X1 — MKKIVKIFKIRLTLTWRWHLSYLKVESYAECNIHTSPSPGIQVRHVYTPSTTKHFSPIKQSTTLTNKHRGNEVSTTPLLANSLSVHQLAAQGEMLYLATRIEQENVINHTDEEGFTPLMWAAAHGQIAVVEFLLQNGADPQLLGKGRESALSLACSKGYTDIVKMLLDCGVDVNEYDWNGGTPLLYAVHGNHVKCVKMLLESGADPTIETDSGYNSMDLAVALGYRSVQQVIESHLLKLLQNIKE, encoded by the exons ATGAAGAAGATAGTAAAAATATTCAAGATCAGGTTAACTCTGACCTGGAGGTGGCATCTGTCCTATTTAAAGGTTGAAAGTTATG CTGAATGCAATATCCATACATCTCCTTCTCCGGGAATTCAAGTAAGGCATGTCTACACCCCCTCTACAACAAAGCATTTCTCACCCATAAAACAGTCAACCACTTTAACCAACAAACACAGAGGAAATGAGGTCTCTACCACACCTCTGTTAGCAAATT CTTTGTCTGTTCACCAGTTGGCTGCTCAGGGAGAGATGCTCTATCTGGCTACTCGTATCGAACAAG aaaatgttatCAATCACACGGATGAAGAAGGATTTACTCCTCTGATGTGGGCTGCAGCACACGGGCAAATAGCTGTGGTAGAGTTCCTACTTCAGAAT GGTGCTGATCCCCAACTTTTAGGAAAAGGTCGAGAAAGTGCACTGTCGTTGGCCTGTAGTAAAGGCTACACAGATATTGTCAAAATGCTGCTTGATTGTGGAGTTGATGTAAATGAATATGATTGG AATGGAGGAACACCTCTGCTTTATGCTGTACATGGAAATCATGTGAAATGTGTAAAGATGCTCTTAG AAAGTGGGGCTGATCCAACAATTGAAACTGACTCTGGATATAATTCTATGGATCTAGCTGTAGCCCTAGGCTATAGAAGTG TTCAACAGGTTATTGAGTCACATTTGTTGAAGCTGCTTCAAAATATCAAGGAGTAG
- the ANKRA2 gene encoding ankyrin repeat family A protein 2 isoform X3, which yields MLYLATRIEQENVINHTDEEGFTPLMWAAAHGQIAVVEFLLQNGADPQLLGKGRESALSLACSKGYTDIVKMLLDCGVDVNEYDWNGGTPLLYAVHGNHVKCVKMLLESGADPTIETDSGYNSMDLAVALGYRSVQQVIESHLLKLLQNIKE from the exons ATGCTCTATCTGGCTACTCGTATCGAACAAG aaaatgttatCAATCACACGGATGAAGAAGGATTTACTCCTCTGATGTGGGCTGCAGCACACGGGCAAATAGCTGTGGTAGAGTTCCTACTTCAGAAT GGTGCTGATCCCCAACTTTTAGGAAAAGGTCGAGAAAGTGCACTGTCGTTGGCCTGTAGTAAAGGCTACACAGATATTGTCAAAATGCTGCTTGATTGTGGAGTTGATGTAAATGAATATGATTGG AATGGAGGAACACCTCTGCTTTATGCTGTACATGGAAATCATGTGAAATGTGTAAAGATGCTCTTAG AAAGTGGGGCTGATCCAACAATTGAAACTGACTCTGGATATAATTCTATGGATCTAGCTGTAGCCCTAGGCTATAGAAGTG TTCAACAGGTTATTGAGTCACATTTGTTGAAGCTGCTTCAAAATATCAAGGAGTAG
- the ANKRA2 gene encoding ankyrin repeat family A protein 2 isoform X2 produces the protein MDTSTNLDIGAQLIVEECPSTYSLTGMPDIKIEHPLDPNSEEGSAQGVAMGMKFILPNRFDMNVCSRFVKSLNEEDSKNIQDQVNSDLEVASVLFKAECNIHTSPSPGIQVRHVYTPSTTKHFSPIKQSTTLTNKHRGNEVSTTPLLANSLSVHQLAAQGEMLYLATRIEQACHFSFDFLYEVLKA, from the exons ATGGATACATCAACAAATCTGGATATTGGAGCCCAGCTTATCGTGGAAGAGTGTCCCAGCACTTATAGCCTAACTGGCATGCCAGACATTAAAATAGAACATCCACTGGACCCAAATTCAGAAGAAGGGTCAGCTCAGGGTGTTGCCATGGGAATGAAATTCATATTGCCTAACCGATTTGATATGAATGTGTGTTCTCGATTTGTGAAGTCCTTAAATGAAGAAGATAGTAAAAATATTCAAGATCAGGTTAACTCTGACCTGGAGGTGGCATCTGTCCTATTTAAAG CTGAATGCAATATCCATACATCTCCTTCTCCGGGAATTCAAGTAAGGCATGTCTACACCCCCTCTACAACAAAGCATTTCTCACCCATAAAACAGTCAACCACTTTAACCAACAAACACAGAGGAAATGAGGTCTCTACCACACCTCTGTTAGCAAATT CTTTGTCTGTTCACCAGTTGGCTGCTCAGGGAGAGATGCTCTATCTGGCTACTCGTATCGAACAAG CTTGTCATTTTTCCTTTGACTTCCTTTATGAAGTTCTGAAAGCATAA